The Fuscovulum sp. sequence AAACCAGCAGCTTCACGCCTTGACCCCCAGCCGTTGCCCCACGCCCTGCCGCTCTTGCAGCGGACGCCACCATGAGTCGTTGTCCAGATACCAGCGCACCGTGCGGCGCAGCCCTTCCTCGAGCGTGACCGATGGGCGCCATCCCAGCTCATCACGGATGCGTTTGGGATCAATGGCATAGCGCAGGTCATGGCCGGGGCGATCGGTCACAAAGGTGATCAGCCGGTCATGCGGCGCGCCTTCGGGGCGCATCTCATCCAGCAGGGCACAGATGGTGCGGACGATGTCGATGTTCATCGCCTCATTCTCGCCGCCGATATTGTAGCTGCGCCCGACAGGGCCTTTTTCGAGCACGGTCAGCAGGGCATCGGCATGGTCTTCGACGTAAAGCCAGTCCCGCACATTTTCACCCTTGCCATAGACGGGAATGGGCTTTCCCGCCAAGGCGTTCAGGATGACCACAGGGATCAGCTTTTCGGGAAAGTGGAAGGGCCCGTAATTGTTGGAACAATTCGTCAAGACCACCGGCAGCCCATAGGTTTCATGCCAGGCGCGGACCAGGTGATCAGACGCGGCCTTTGATGCTGAATAGGGGCTGCGCGGATCATAGGGCGTGTCTTCGGTGAACTTGCCCGTGGGGCCAAGCGATCCGAACACCTCATCGGTCGAGATGTGGTGAAAGCGGAAATCGGCGGGCTTGCCCTTGGCTTGCCACCAGGCGCGGACGGCTTCCAGAAGGGTGAAGGTGCCGGTCACGTTGGTTTCGATGAAATCGGCGGGCCCGTCGATGGACCGGTCGACATGGCTTTCGGCGGCCAAGTGCATCACGGCATTCGGGTCATGCGCCGCAAGGATCCGGTCCAGCGCGGCACGGTCGCG is a genomic window containing:
- the rfbB gene encoding dTDP-glucose 4,6-dehydratase, translated to MKILVTGGAGFIGSAVVRLAIARGHSIVNLDALTYAACLDNVASVGNAPGYAFEKADIRDRAALDRILAAHDPNAVMHLAAESHVDRSIDGPADFIETNVTGTFTLLEAVRAWWQAKGKPADFRFHHISTDEVFGSLGPTGKFTEDTPYDPRSPYSASKAASDHLVRAWHETYGLPVVLTNCSNNYGPFHFPEKLIPVVILNALAGKPIPVYGKGENVRDWLYVEDHADALLTVLEKGPVGRSYNIGGENEAMNIDIVRTICALLDEMRPEGAPHDRLITFVTDRPGHDLRYAIDPKRIRDELGWRPSVTLEEGLRRTVRWYLDNDSWWRPLQERQGVGQRLGVKA